The following proteins are co-located in the Anas platyrhynchos isolate ZD024472 breed Pekin duck chromosome 1, IASCAAS_PekinDuck_T2T, whole genome shotgun sequence genome:
- the COMMD6 gene encoding COMM domain-containing protein 6, translating to MAAGPAVLLARAVEALDVGGAADKISLIPQDFFAELCEQIIQHLNHKIPGVNTVELCRRLQTFGIEISVGELAKITSAVSFLFSTAARNNLSTEDLVTTLGSAGSTLPKHAVQVIRHVWNEQSKSVSVSEDVGNMATVGQFVDIKWKLGVAMSSDTCRSLKYPYVTVTLKVADPSGQITDKTFEMTIPQFKNFVRQFKEMAAVLETV from the exons AtggccgccggccccgccgtgCTGCTGGCGCGGGCCGTGGAGGCGCTCG ATGTTGGCGGTGCGGCGGATAAGATTAGCTTAATACCTCAGGACTTCTTTGCGGAACTG tgtGAGCAAATAATTCAACATCTCAACCATAAGATCCCAGGTGTAAATACAGTTGAACTGTGTCGG AGGCTGCAGACATTTGGGATTGAGATCAGTGTGGGTGAGCTGGCAAAAATAACTAGtgctgtttcctttctgtttag cacagcagccagaaACAACCTCTCTACAGAGGATCTCGTCACTACCTTGGGCAGTGCAGGCAGCACACTGCCTAAACATGCAGTGCAAGTTATTCGTCATGTATGGAATGAGCAGAGCAAATCTGTCAGTGTGTCAGAAGACGTAGGAAACATGGCCACAGTGGGGCAG TTTGTAGATATTAAATGGAAGCTTGGAGTTGCAATGAGCTCTGACACCTGCAGGTCTCTGAAGTATCCTTATGTTACAGTGACACTAAAAGTGGCAGACCCTTCAGGACAAATAACAGACAAAACTTTTGAAATGACAATCCCACAGTTCAAG